In one Pseudarthrobacter sp. NBSH8 genomic region, the following are encoded:
- a CDS encoding PucR family transcriptional regulator produces MTKALRYLYKITRPSSLQKEGHPVVITVEELIAEPQLGLSLLAGSGGLGNRITWAHTSDLPRLWEWVTGGEIMMTNGLSIPPDAAGQVELAESLVRAGASALAVGEKMHAPQLLPEFINACNALPLPVVNVPYPLPFIAIARSVAESSLLEESRRLRQTARIYDLLRLAGAGNQWQTLIDGVAAELNSQLFVVDRRCLHPWHPDSEPLPAALAAELKHRVGPAAATKNFQWHRFGDQHILMMDIPTHANALLVVVPASDPHPDAVVLLHAATVLGLELSRTVLGLENRLRLGADFLLQAFDGRYGIKDLESRLSEFEIPAQEFLVISLSSAAGQDLANVHANLWRHGLPTACLQTHNRLHVLVSTQCSDELLFHALPGGVRIGVSTPTTPAGIQSALQESLWALGTAGGATEHLVRYAEGPSWLGLTSYEEGKALVERLLGPVFEYERGRQPDLIVTLRTYLDMQRSWQKTATALFAHRQTIIYRLRKISELTGLDVTETSTLAQLWFALQIHAAMEIRGGREPLAARAQD; encoded by the coding sequence ATGACGAAGGCGCTTAGATATTTGTATAAGATCACTAGGCCGTCATCCCTACAGAAAGAAGGGCACCCGGTCGTGATTACTGTCGAAGAGCTCATCGCTGAGCCGCAGTTGGGCCTGAGCCTGCTCGCAGGCTCAGGGGGATTGGGAAACCGAATCACGTGGGCGCACACATCGGATCTTCCCCGGCTGTGGGAGTGGGTCACGGGCGGCGAGATCATGATGACCAACGGGTTATCGATTCCGCCCGATGCCGCTGGTCAGGTCGAACTTGCTGAGTCGCTGGTCAGGGCCGGCGCCAGCGCATTGGCTGTGGGCGAGAAGATGCACGCACCACAACTCCTGCCTGAATTCATCAATGCCTGCAATGCCCTCCCATTGCCTGTGGTCAATGTGCCCTATCCCCTGCCGTTCATCGCCATCGCTCGATCTGTCGCGGAGTCTTCCCTCCTGGAGGAATCGCGTAGGCTTCGGCAGACGGCTAGAATTTATGATCTTCTCCGACTTGCCGGAGCGGGAAACCAGTGGCAGACGCTGATCGACGGAGTAGCTGCTGAACTGAATTCCCAGCTGTTCGTGGTGGATCGGCGATGTCTGCACCCGTGGCACCCGGACAGTGAGCCGCTCCCGGCAGCGCTGGCAGCGGAGCTGAAGCATCGCGTGGGGCCGGCGGCGGCCACAAAGAATTTCCAGTGGCATCGGTTCGGCGACCAACACATCCTCATGATGGACATCCCCACGCACGCCAACGCGCTGCTGGTGGTTGTGCCCGCTTCCGATCCGCACCCCGACGCCGTCGTTCTGCTCCATGCGGCGACAGTTTTGGGCTTGGAACTGTCCCGTACTGTTCTGGGGCTGGAGAACAGGCTCCGTCTCGGTGCCGACTTCCTTCTGCAGGCGTTTGACGGCCGCTACGGGATCAAGGATCTGGAAAGCCGCCTGTCCGAATTCGAAATTCCGGCGCAGGAGTTCCTGGTCATCTCGCTGTCCAGTGCTGCAGGACAGGATCTTGCCAACGTCCACGCGAATCTTTGGCGTCACGGCCTGCCTACAGCATGCCTGCAGACTCACAACAGGCTCCATGTTCTCGTGTCCACGCAGTGTTCGGACGAGCTGCTATTCCATGCTCTTCCGGGAGGCGTCAGGATCGGAGTCAGCACCCCGACCACCCCTGCAGGCATTCAAAGCGCGCTTCAGGAGTCACTGTGGGCGCTGGGAACCGCGGGCGGCGCCACCGAGCACTTAGTACGCTACGCCGAAGGCCCTTCGTGGCTGGGGTTGACCAGCTATGAAGAAGGCAAGGCACTCGTCGAACGGTTGCTTGGTCCGGTTTTCGAGTATGAGCGCGGCCGCCAGCCGGACCTTATCGTCACGCTAAGAACGTACTTGGACATGCAACGGTCCTGGCAGAAGACGGCAACCGCCCTGTTCGCGCACCGGCAAACCATCATTTACCGGCTACGTAAGATCAGTGAGCTGACAGGGTTGGACGTGACCGAAACGTCAACTTTGGCCCAGCTCTGGTTTGCACTGCAGATTCATGCGGCGATGGAGATCCGCGGCGGTCGCGAGCCGTTGGCAGCACGGGCTCAAGACTGA